One genomic window of Methylothermaceae bacteria B42 includes the following:
- a CDS encoding molecular chaperone HtpG (molecular chaperone), with amino-acid sequence MSTNSSSRQTIGFQAEVKQLLQLMIHSLYSNKEIFLRELISNAADAAEKLRFQSLSDETLLEGDSDLKIRVDYDKAARILTVSDNGIGMSREEVIENIGTIARSGTRQFFESMTGDTAKDSQLIGQFGVGFYSSFIVADRVTLETRRAGVPPSEGVRWESAGEGEFTLEAIERPQRGTSVTLHLREGEDEFLDGFRLRQIIKKFSDHIALPIVMKKEGPDGKKLDEDEVVNSASALWARSKEEISNQDYEEFYKHVAHDFQPPLAHVHSRVEGTNEYTLLLYIPSHAPFDLWDREPRHGVKLYVRRVFIMEDPKLMPRYLRFVRGVIDSDSLPLNVSREILQENKALDRIRAGAVKKVLGLLEDLVRNHPEKFRTFWQAFGTVLKEGVIEDVQNQGRIAKLLRFASTYDESEEQNVSLADYVSRMKEGQEKIYYLVAENPQAAKNSPHLEVFREKDIEVLLLWEPVDEWLVAHLTEFDGKPLQSVAKGELDLGKLSDEGEKKAHELVEQAFASTLEKIKKVLGDKVAEVKLSQRLKDSPACLVLDAYGLSRRMETILKSSGQPGLPTSKPIFEINAKHPLVKQLQDEVDSSRFEDLVWLLYDQAILAEGGQLDDPAAFVKRLNQILQQTLEKH; translated from the coding sequence ATGAGTACGAATTCTTCATCCAGACAAACCATTGGCTTTCAGGCCGAAGTCAAACAACTGCTGCAATTAATGATCCACTCCTTATACAGCAATAAGGAGATTTTTCTGCGGGAGTTGATTTCCAACGCCGCCGACGCCGCCGAGAAACTGCGGTTCCAGTCATTGTCCGATGAAACCCTGCTGGAAGGGGATAGCGATCTGAAAATCCGGGTGGATTATGACAAAGCGGCCCGTATCCTTACCGTCAGTGACAATGGCATCGGCATGAGCCGGGAGGAAGTGATCGAGAATATCGGCACCATAGCCCGCTCGGGCACCCGGCAGTTTTTCGAATCCATGACCGGTGATACGGCCAAAGACAGCCAATTGATTGGCCAATTCGGGGTGGGGTTCTATTCTTCTTTTATCGTCGCCGACCGGGTGACGCTCGAGACTCGCAGGGCAGGCGTGCCGCCTTCGGAAGGCGTGCGCTGGGAATCCGCCGGGGAAGGTGAATTTACGCTTGAGGCGATTGAAAGGCCCCAGCGCGGGACAAGCGTTACGCTTCATTTGCGGGAAGGGGAGGATGAATTCCTCGATGGTTTCCGGTTGCGGCAAATCATCAAAAAGTTCTCAGACCACATTGCCTTGCCCATTGTCATGAAAAAAGAGGGGCCAGATGGCAAGAAGCTCGATGAAGACGAGGTGGTCAACAGTGCTTCTGCCCTTTGGGCGAGATCCAAGGAAGAAATTTCCAATCAGGATTACGAAGAATTCTATAAGCACGTCGCCCACGATTTTCAGCCGCCGCTGGCCCATGTCCATAGCCGGGTGGAAGGCACCAACGAATACACCTTGTTGCTATATATTCCCTCCCATGCCCCATTTGATCTTTGGGACCGCGAGCCCCGGCATGGGGTCAAGCTCTATGTGCGGCGGGTCTTCATTATGGAAGATCCCAAACTGATGCCCCGTTACCTGCGTTTTGTCCGTGGGGTGATTGATTCCGACAGTTTGCCGCTGAATGTTTCCCGGGAAATCCTTCAGGAAAACAAAGCCTTGGATCGGATTCGCGCCGGCGCGGTGAAAAAGGTGCTCGGTCTTTTGGAAGATCTGGTCCGCAATCATCCGGAAAAATTCCGTACCTTCTGGCAAGCATTTGGTACGGTCTTGAAGGAAGGGGTTATTGAGGATGTCCAAAACCAGGGCAGAATTGCCAAGCTCCTGCGTTTTGCTTCCACCTATGATGAATCGGAAGAGCAAAATGTGTCTTTGGCCGACTATGTTTCGCGAATGAAAGAAGGCCAGGAGAAGATCTATTATCTGGTGGCGGAAAATCCTCAAGCCGCCAAAAACAGTCCTCATTTGGAGGTTTTTCGGGAAAAAGACATCGAGGTGCTGTTGCTCTGGGAACCCGTGGATGAGTGGCTGGTGGCCCATCTGACGGAGTTTGACGGCAAGCCATTGCAATCGGTTGCCAAGGGCGAACTGGATTTGGGCAAGCTCAGCGATGAAGGGGAGAAAAAGGCCCACGAGTTGGTGGAACAGGCGTTTGCTTCCACCCTGGAGAAAATCAAGAAGGTGTTGGGCGACAAGGTGGCCGAGGTCAAGCTCAGCCAACGTTTGAAAGATTCTCCGGCTTGTCTGGTACTGGATGCTTACGGTTTAAGCCGGCGCATGGAAACCATTCTCAAATCCTCCGGTCAGCCGGGATTGCCTACGAGTAAACCTATTTTTGAAATCAATGCGAAACATCCCTTGGTCAAGCAATTGCAAGATGAAGTAGATTCAAGCCGGTTTGAGGATTTGGTATGGCTTTTGTATGACCAGGCTATACTGGCGGAAG